From Zingiber officinale cultivar Zhangliang chromosome 5B, Zo_v1.1, whole genome shotgun sequence, the proteins below share one genomic window:
- the LOC121985315 gene encoding F-box/kelch-repeat protein At1g67480-like — MGSLSSPPLSPSQPDQNPASGFRIFLSFSGRDETTDATLPNWLENYNPCDNTRGYAGLIPGIPPGHVLKDFSMVALAGFVYVIGGRLCLKEPPSGERDVDVRPDVVRYDVESGEWSACAPLALQRFDFACAACNGKIFVAGGLCSVSNARGTTAGEVYDPARDAWAPLPDMAAMRHKCVGVAWQGRFHVVGGFAQREGAGWLTVMERSSAEVFDEEQGKWELMPGMWQLDVPPNQIVEVGGRLFSSGDCLNSWKGHIETYDGKLNIWSVIERSQMQQLSSLVAERQEMRRVYLTMAQIGAHLYFVAGYQSAAGDGEPRSMSVVHAFDTAAGAGEAWGTFEPLMEDGNKELCSHCCVLQLSH, encoded by the coding sequence ATGGGTTCCTTGTCTTCCCCTCCTCTGTCTCCTTCGCAACCGGATCAGAATCCGGCCAGCGGCTTCAGaatcttcctctctttttccggCCGCGATGAGACCACCGACGCTACCCTGCCCAATTGGCTGGAGAACTACAACCCCTGCGACAACACCAGAGGCTACGCCGGATTGATACCGGGGATCCCGCCTGGCCACGTCCTCAAAGATTTCTCCATGGTGGCCCTCGCCGGCTTCGTCTACGTCATCGGCGGCCGGCTCTGCCTCAAGGAACCCCCGTCCGGCGAGCGAGACGTGGACGTGCGACCGGACGTGGTCCGTTACGACGTGGAATCGGGCGAGTGGTCCGCGTGCGCTCCCCTCGCCCTCCAGCGGTTCGACTTCGCCTGCGCGGCGTGCAACGGGAAGATCTTCGTGGCGGGCGGGCTGTGCTCCGTGTCGAACGCGCGGGGCACGACGGCGGGGGAAGTGTACGATCCGGCGCGGGACGCCTGGGCGCCTCTCCCGGACATGGCGGCGATGCGGCACAAGTGCGTGGGCGTGGCGTGGCAGGGCCGGTTCCACGTGGTGGGTGGATTCGCGCAGCGGGAGGGCGCCGGCTGGCTCACGGTGATGGAACGCAGCTCGGCGGAGGTGTTCGACGAGGAGCAGGGTAAGTGGGAGCTCATGCCGGGGATGTGGCAGCTGGACGTGCCCCCCAATCAGATCGTGGAGGTGGGAGGGCGGCTCTTCAGCTCCGGCGACTGCCTCAACAGCTGGAAGGGGCACATCGAGACCTACGACGGGAAACTGAACATATGGAGCGTGATCGAGCGGTCGCAGATGCAGCAACTGTCGTCGCTGGTGGCGGAGAGGCAGGAGATGAGGAGGGTGTACCTGACCATGGCTCAGATTGGGGCGCATCTCTACTTCGTGGCGGGGTATCAGTCGGCGGCAGGCGACGGCGAACCGAGGTCGATGTCGGTGGTGCATGCTTTCGACACGGCGGCGGGGGCCGGGGAGGCGTGGGGGACCTTCGAGCCGTTGATGGAGGATGGGAATAAGGAGCTGTGCAGTCACTGCTGCGTGCTGCAGCTCTCCCATTAA